One segment of Coffea arabica cultivar ET-39 chromosome 7c, Coffea Arabica ET-39 HiFi, whole genome shotgun sequence DNA contains the following:
- the LOC113698010 gene encoding uncharacterized protein isoform X3 codes for MAALSFGHLATATPPFLSPLRLNINTPCFHLGCSDFPFTASIRRNSCLITLSYSNKSKSRLQIEKEREFLEQYGLNPDEFLAHSSPQRKRRKGQAKTGENARQEITEEPKRPRETHKLLQVLAGKARRKKLLSPKGMDVRPMMEVVKAAAFAILQAAGGSPASLRPGRWLDLYSGTGSVGIEAISRGCSEAHFVEMDPWVVSDVLRPNLQWTGFLDVSTIHPVRVEDFLERAEQFAVRSFESLNYGKRAPFDYISVTPPYMAVDYGVLMNQISSSSIIGEDTFIVVEYPLKTDMLDSCGCLTKIL; via the exons ATGGCGGCCTTAAGTTTTGGTCACCTGGCAACAGCAACACCTCcattcctctctcctctccGCCTCAACATCAATACACCGTGCTTCCATCTTGGTTGCAGTGATTTCCCGTTCACAGCCAGCATACGCCGCAACTCAtgccttatcaccctctcttaCTCCAACA AATCTAAAAGTCGACTCCAAATTGAGAAGGAAAGAGAGTTTCTTGAACAATACGGTCTCAATCCTGACGAGTTTTTAGCCCATTCATCTCCACag AGGAAGAGGAGAAAAGGGCAGGCAAAGACGGGAGAAAACGCAAGGCAGGAAATCACAGAGGAACCCAAGCGTCCAAGGGAAACCCATAAATTGCTTCAG GTGCTTGCAGGAAAAGCTCGAAGGAAAAAATTACTTTCACCGAAAGGCATGGATGTACGCCCAATGATGGAAGTGGTGAAGGCTGCTGCATTTGCCATTTTACAG gcGGCTGGTGGTAGCCCTGCATCTCTACGGCCTGGTCGTTGGTTAGATTTATACAGTGGTACAGGATCTGTTGGCATTGAAGCTATCAGTAGAGGATGCTCAGAG GCCCATTTTGTTGAGATGGATCCTTGGGTTGTCTCAGATGTTCTACGGCCAAATTTACAGTGGACTGGTTTCCTTGATGTATCAACCATACATCCTGTCCGTGTGGAGGATTTCTTGGAAAGGGCAGAACAATTTGCTG TCAGAAGCTTTGAGTCTCTCAATTACG gtaAACGCGCTCCATTTGATTATATAAGTGTTACACCTCCATATATGGCAGTAGATTATGGGGTATTGATGAACCAAATTTCAAGTTCATCCATAATTGGAGAGGACACATTTATT GTAGTTGAATACCCTTTGAAAACTGACATGCTTGATTCATGTGGTTGCCTCACTAAG ATTTTGTAG
- the LOC113698010 gene encoding uncharacterized protein isoform X4 → MAALSFGHLATATPPFLSPLRLNINTPCFHLGCSDFPFTASIRRNSCLITLSYSNKSKSRLQIEKEREFLEQYGLNPDEFLAHSSPQRKRRKGQAKTGENARQEITEEPKRPRETHKLLQVLAGKARRKKLLSPKGMDVRPMMEVVKAAAFAILQAAGGSPASLRPGRWLDLYSGTGSVGIEAISRGCSEAHFVEMDPWVVSDVLRPNLQWTGFLDVSTIHPVRVEDFLERAEQFAGKRAPFDYISVTPPYMAVDYGVLMNQISSSSIIGEDTFIVVEYPLKTDMLDSCGCLTKIL, encoded by the exons ATGGCGGCCTTAAGTTTTGGTCACCTGGCAACAGCAACACCTCcattcctctctcctctccGCCTCAACATCAATACACCGTGCTTCCATCTTGGTTGCAGTGATTTCCCGTTCACAGCCAGCATACGCCGCAACTCAtgccttatcaccctctcttaCTCCAACA AATCTAAAAGTCGACTCCAAATTGAGAAGGAAAGAGAGTTTCTTGAACAATACGGTCTCAATCCTGACGAGTTTTTAGCCCATTCATCTCCACag AGGAAGAGGAGAAAAGGGCAGGCAAAGACGGGAGAAAACGCAAGGCAGGAAATCACAGAGGAACCCAAGCGTCCAAGGGAAACCCATAAATTGCTTCAG GTGCTTGCAGGAAAAGCTCGAAGGAAAAAATTACTTTCACCGAAAGGCATGGATGTACGCCCAATGATGGAAGTGGTGAAGGCTGCTGCATTTGCCATTTTACAG gcGGCTGGTGGTAGCCCTGCATCTCTACGGCCTGGTCGTTGGTTAGATTTATACAGTGGTACAGGATCTGTTGGCATTGAAGCTATCAGTAGAGGATGCTCAGAG GCCCATTTTGTTGAGATGGATCCTTGGGTTGTCTCAGATGTTCTACGGCCAAATTTACAGTGGACTGGTTTCCTTGATGTATCAACCATACATCCTGTCCGTGTGGAGGATTTCTTGGAAAGGGCAGAACAATTTGCTG gtaAACGCGCTCCATTTGATTATATAAGTGTTACACCTCCATATATGGCAGTAGATTATGGGGTATTGATGAACCAAATTTCAAGTTCATCCATAATTGGAGAGGACACATTTATT GTAGTTGAATACCCTTTGAAAACTGACATGCTTGATTCATGTGGTTGCCTCACTAAG ATTTTGTAG
- the LOC113698010 gene encoding uncharacterized protein isoform X2, with amino-acid sequence MAALSFGHLATATPPFLSPLRLNINTPCFHLGCSDFPFTASIRRNSCLITLSYSNKSKSRLQIEKEREFLEQYGLNPDEFLAHSSPQRKRRKGQAKTGENARQEITEEPKRPRETHKLLQVLAGKARRKKLLSPKGMDVRPMMEVVKAAAFAILQAAGGSPASLRPGRWLDLYSGTGSVGIEAISRGCSEAHFVEMDPWVVSDVLRPNLQWTGFLDVSTIHPVRVEDFLERAEQFAGKRAPFDYISVTPPYMAVDYGVLMNQISSSSIIGEDTFIVVEYPLKTDMLDSCGCLTKIADRRFGRTHLAIYGPNWAQKRRKSASLLMGLS; translated from the exons ATGGCGGCCTTAAGTTTTGGTCACCTGGCAACAGCAACACCTCcattcctctctcctctccGCCTCAACATCAATACACCGTGCTTCCATCTTGGTTGCAGTGATTTCCCGTTCACAGCCAGCATACGCCGCAACTCAtgccttatcaccctctcttaCTCCAACA AATCTAAAAGTCGACTCCAAATTGAGAAGGAAAGAGAGTTTCTTGAACAATACGGTCTCAATCCTGACGAGTTTTTAGCCCATTCATCTCCACag AGGAAGAGGAGAAAAGGGCAGGCAAAGACGGGAGAAAACGCAAGGCAGGAAATCACAGAGGAACCCAAGCGTCCAAGGGAAACCCATAAATTGCTTCAG GTGCTTGCAGGAAAAGCTCGAAGGAAAAAATTACTTTCACCGAAAGGCATGGATGTACGCCCAATGATGGAAGTGGTGAAGGCTGCTGCATTTGCCATTTTACAG gcGGCTGGTGGTAGCCCTGCATCTCTACGGCCTGGTCGTTGGTTAGATTTATACAGTGGTACAGGATCTGTTGGCATTGAAGCTATCAGTAGAGGATGCTCAGAG GCCCATTTTGTTGAGATGGATCCTTGGGTTGTCTCAGATGTTCTACGGCCAAATTTACAGTGGACTGGTTTCCTTGATGTATCAACCATACATCCTGTCCGTGTGGAGGATTTCTTGGAAAGGGCAGAACAATTTGCTG gtaAACGCGCTCCATTTGATTATATAAGTGTTACACCTCCATATATGGCAGTAGATTATGGGGTATTGATGAACCAAATTTCAAGTTCATCCATAATTGGAGAGGACACATTTATT GTAGTTGAATACCCTTTGAAAACTGACATGCTTGATTCATGTGGTTGCCTCACTAAG ATAGCTGATCGGAGGTTTGGTCGGACACATCTTGCTATATACGGACCAAATTGGGCGCAAAAGAGGAGAAAGTCAGCCAGCTTACTTATGGGTTTATCATAA
- the LOC113699051 gene encoding inactive LRR receptor-like serine/threonine-protein kinase BIR2 yields MAESSPKLISLILLIYLVTISNLGKFVIAEDDVKCLRGVKSSLRDPDGRFSLWNFSNSSVGFICDFVGVSCWNPNENRLIGLLLRDMNLSGGVPDALQYCHSLQTLDLSGNDLSGPIPPQICDWLPYLVTVDLSGNALTGTIPEDLVKCSYLNSLVLDDNKLSGNIPYQFSTLGRLKKFSVANNGLSGRVPSFAGVELNFDGNSGLCGGPLRKCGGLSKKNLAIIIAAGVFGAAASMLLGFGAWWWYFTKSGPRRRKGGYGIGRDDSDSWAERLRAHKLTQVMLFQKPLVKVKLADLFVATNNFSAENVIYSTRTGTTYKAVLRDGSALAIKRLSTCKMGEKQFRMEMNRLGQLRHPNLVPLLGFCVVEEEKLLVYKHLSNGTLYSLLSGNATILDWPTRFRIGLGAARGIAWLHHGCHPPIMHQNISSNVILLDEDFDARIMDFGLARLMTSSDSNESSFVNGDLGEFGYVAPEYSSTLVASLKGDAYSFGVVLMELATGQKPLEVGCAEEGFKGNLVDWVNQLSSSGRIKDAIDGALCGKGHDEEIVQFLRIACNCVVSRPKDRCSMYQVYESLKSMAEKQGFSEQYDEFPLLFGKNDAD; encoded by the coding sequence ATGGCCGAGTCTTCTCCCAAGCTAATCAGCTTAATTTTGCTGATATATTTAGTAACCATTTCCAATCTGGGCAAATTTGTTATTGCTGAAGATGATGTCAAGTGTTTACGTGGCGTGAAGAGCTCGTTGAGAGATCCGGATGGGAGGTTCAGCTTATGGAACTTCTCCAACTCATCTGTGGGCTTTATCTGCGATTTCGTTGGCGTTTCCTGCTGGAACCCCAACGAAAATCGCCTCATCGGCCTCTTGCTTCGTGACATGAACCTCTCCGGTGGAGTTCCGGATGCTTTGCAGTATTGTCACAGCTTGCAAACTCTCGATCTCTCCGGTAATGACCTTTCCGGTCCTATACCGCCCCAAATTTGTGATTGGTTGCCTTATTTAGTTACTGTAGACTTATCTGGCAATGCTTTGACCGGTACGATTCCGGAGGATCTTGTTAAATGCTCTTATTTGAATAGTTTGGTGCTCGATGATAATAAGTTGTCCGGAAACATTCCGTATCAGTTTTCCACTTTGGGTAGGCTCAAGAAATTTTCTGTTGCCAATAATGGTTTGTCCGGTAGGGTTCCCTCTTTTGCTGGTGTGGAGCTTAATTTTGATGGAAACAGCGGTCTTTGCGGTGGGCCCTTAAGGAAATGTGGCGGGTTGAGTAAGAAAAATTTGGCAATTATTATTGCGGCTGGTGTGTTTGGAGCTGCTGCATCTATGTTGTTGGGTTTTGGGGCATGGTGGTGGTATTTCACAAAGTCTGGTCCGAGGAGAAGGAAGGGAGGATATGGAATTGGAAGGGATGACTCCGATAGTTGGGCTGAGAGGTTGAGGGCTCATAAGCTAACTCAAGTTATGTTGTTCCAAAAACCGCTTGTGAAGGTTAAGCTGGCAGATTTGTTTGTTGCTACGAATAATTTCAGTGCGGAAAATGTCATTTACTCGACTAGGACCGGAACAACTTATAAGGCTGTTTTAAGGGATGGGTCTGCACTTGCCATCAAGAGGCTTAGTACGTGTAAGATGGGTGAGAAGCAGTTCCGGATGGAGATGAATAGGTTAGGCCAGCTCAGGCATCCAAATTTGGTCCCACTCTTGGGGTTCTGTGTGGTAGAGGAGGAGAAGCTTTTAGTCTATAAGCATTTGTCAAATGGGACTTTGTATTCATTATTGAGTGGAAACGCAACTATTTTGGATTGGCCGACTAGGTTCAGGATTGGTTTAGGTGCTGCAAGGGGGATTGCCTGGCTTCACCATGGTTGCCACCCCCCAATAATGCATCAAAACATTAGCTCCAATGTTATTCTACTTGACGAGGATTTTGATGCTAGGATAATGGATTTTGGCTTGGCGAGGCTCATGACTTCATCAGATTCAAATGAAAGTAGTTTTGTCAATGGAGATCTAGGTGAATTTGGGTATGTAGCACCAGAGTACTCCAGCACATTGGTTGCGTCTCTGAAAGGGGATGCTTATAGTTTTGGAGTGGTACTTATGGAATTGGCAACTGGGCAGAAACCTCTTGAAGTTGGTTGTGCCGAGGAAGGATTCAAGGGGAACTTGGTGGACTGGGTTAATCAACTCTCCAGTTCAGGGCGGATTAAAGATGCAATTGATGGAGCTTTATGTGGGAAAGGCCATGATGAAGAAATTGTGCAGTTTTTGAGAATTGCATGCAATTGTGTGGTTTCTCGGCCAAAGGACAGGTGCTCGATGTACCAGGTTTATGAATCATTGAAGAGCATGGCTGAGAAACAAGGATTTTCAGAACAATATGATGAATTTCCTCTactttttggaaaaaatgatgCTGATTAG
- the LOC113698010 gene encoding uncharacterized protein isoform X1 yields MAALSFGHLATATPPFLSPLRLNINTPCFHLGCSDFPFTASIRRNSCLITLSYSNKSKSRLQIEKEREFLEQYGLNPDEFLAHSSPQRKRRKGQAKTGENARQEITEEPKRPRETHKLLQVLAGKARRKKLLSPKGMDVRPMMEVVKAAAFAILQAAGGSPASLRPGRWLDLYSGTGSVGIEAISRGCSEAHFVEMDPWVVSDVLRPNLQWTGFLDVSTIHPVRVEDFLERAEQFAVRSFESLNYGKRAPFDYISVTPPYMAVDYGVLMNQISSSSIIGEDTFIVVEYPLKTDMLDSCGCLTKIADRRFGRTHLAIYGPNWAQKRRKSASLLMGLS; encoded by the exons ATGGCGGCCTTAAGTTTTGGTCACCTGGCAACAGCAACACCTCcattcctctctcctctccGCCTCAACATCAATACACCGTGCTTCCATCTTGGTTGCAGTGATTTCCCGTTCACAGCCAGCATACGCCGCAACTCAtgccttatcaccctctcttaCTCCAACA AATCTAAAAGTCGACTCCAAATTGAGAAGGAAAGAGAGTTTCTTGAACAATACGGTCTCAATCCTGACGAGTTTTTAGCCCATTCATCTCCACag AGGAAGAGGAGAAAAGGGCAGGCAAAGACGGGAGAAAACGCAAGGCAGGAAATCACAGAGGAACCCAAGCGTCCAAGGGAAACCCATAAATTGCTTCAG GTGCTTGCAGGAAAAGCTCGAAGGAAAAAATTACTTTCACCGAAAGGCATGGATGTACGCCCAATGATGGAAGTGGTGAAGGCTGCTGCATTTGCCATTTTACAG gcGGCTGGTGGTAGCCCTGCATCTCTACGGCCTGGTCGTTGGTTAGATTTATACAGTGGTACAGGATCTGTTGGCATTGAAGCTATCAGTAGAGGATGCTCAGAG GCCCATTTTGTTGAGATGGATCCTTGGGTTGTCTCAGATGTTCTACGGCCAAATTTACAGTGGACTGGTTTCCTTGATGTATCAACCATACATCCTGTCCGTGTGGAGGATTTCTTGGAAAGGGCAGAACAATTTGCTG TCAGAAGCTTTGAGTCTCTCAATTACG gtaAACGCGCTCCATTTGATTATATAAGTGTTACACCTCCATATATGGCAGTAGATTATGGGGTATTGATGAACCAAATTTCAAGTTCATCCATAATTGGAGAGGACACATTTATT GTAGTTGAATACCCTTTGAAAACTGACATGCTTGATTCATGTGGTTGCCTCACTAAG ATAGCTGATCGGAGGTTTGGTCGGACACATCTTGCTATATACGGACCAAATTGGGCGCAAAAGAGGAGAAAGTCAGCCAGCTTACTTATGGGTTTATCATAA